In a single window of the Terrirubrum flagellatum genome:
- a CDS encoding glucose 1-dehydrogenase, translating to MKVDLEGAVALVTGAAQGIGRAIADALAANGARVIYTDRDGAGAKAAAEAAPRGGCLSYSLDVTDRAGIESVIAAAARETRRIDILVNNAGIGVKADERKTIDEFPVEAWDKMIAIDLTGVFLVSRAVIPHMKAQKSGRIINIASVLGLVPMRLQSSYVAAKAAVVNLTRSMALELAPDGILVNGIAPGSTATEGWKSWIHNARSEDTDLHARLLSHIPLARPATTEEIANGALFLAAPASSYITGHVLPIDGGWTAGFARDF from the coding sequence ATGAAGGTCGATCTCGAAGGGGCGGTCGCGCTCGTCACCGGGGCTGCGCAGGGCATCGGCCGGGCGATCGCCGATGCGCTCGCCGCGAACGGCGCGCGCGTGATCTACACCGATCGCGACGGAGCCGGCGCAAAAGCCGCCGCGGAAGCCGCGCCGCGCGGTGGCTGCCTCTCCTATTCGCTCGACGTGACGGACCGCGCTGGGATCGAATCCGTGATCGCCGCTGCGGCGCGCGAAACCCGGCGCATCGACATCCTCGTCAACAATGCCGGCATCGGCGTGAAGGCGGACGAGCGCAAGACCATCGACGAATTCCCGGTCGAAGCCTGGGACAAGATGATCGCGATCGATCTGACCGGCGTGTTCCTCGTCAGCCGCGCCGTGATCCCGCACATGAAGGCGCAGAAGTCGGGCCGCATCATCAACATCGCCAGCGTGCTTGGCCTCGTGCCGATGCGTCTGCAAAGCTCCTACGTCGCCGCGAAAGCCGCCGTAGTGAATCTCACGCGCTCCATGGCGCTCGAACTCGCGCCGGACGGGATATTGGTCAACGGAATCGCGCCGGGATCGACGGCGACGGAAGGCTGGAAGAGTTGGATCCACAACGCCCGCAGCGAGGATACGGATCTCCATGCGCGGCTGTTGTCGCACATCCCGCTGGCGCGGCCGGCGACGACTGAGGAGATCGCCAACGGCGCGCTGTTCCTCGCCGCGCCGGCGAGCTCCTACATCACCGGCCATGTCCTGCCGATCGATGGCGGCTGGACCGCCGGCTTCGCGCGGGATTTCTGA
- a CDS encoding GntR family transcriptional regulator: MPEATSNTRRDTPLYQSIFDNLRQRLGAGEWPVSASFLSEAEISAAYSASRITVRHALRLLESEGYIRKAAARRTTVVATAPQQRRPWVVKSIDDIIAQVADASFQLISWKQETSPEDAELLGLPSLTRLNCLRGVLVRAGAPFLRSIIYFPPEIGAKLREENFNDVVVFRVLARELGLYPDDVRITVWPELAGDDDVALLKCRKGEPLLVTQLFYSADGGKPTEVAYSRRCGPDARFSTSVAALKQKP, from the coding sequence ATGCCAGAAGCCACGTCAAACACCCGACGCGACACGCCGCTCTATCAATCGATCTTCGACAATCTCCGCCAGCGGCTTGGCGCTGGCGAATGGCCTGTGAGCGCCAGCTTCCTGTCGGAAGCCGAAATCTCCGCCGCCTATTCCGCCAGCCGGATCACCGTGCGGCACGCGCTGCGGCTGCTGGAATCAGAAGGCTACATCCGTAAGGCGGCCGCGCGGCGCACGACCGTCGTCGCCACGGCCCCGCAGCAGCGACGGCCCTGGGTGGTGAAATCGATCGACGACATCATCGCGCAGGTCGCTGACGCGTCCTTTCAACTGATCTCGTGGAAACAGGAGACCTCGCCGGAGGACGCCGAGCTTCTCGGGCTTCCATCGCTGACGCGTCTTAACTGCCTGCGCGGCGTGCTGGTGCGCGCCGGCGCCCCGTTCCTTCGCTCGATCATCTATTTCCCGCCTGAGATCGGCGCGAAGCTGCGCGAAGAGAATTTCAACGATGTGGTCGTCTTCCGCGTTCTCGCGCGAGAACTCGGGCTCTATCCCGATGATGTCAGGATCACCGTCTGGCCCGAACTCGCCGGCGACGACGATGTCGCCCTCCTGAAATGCAGGAAGGGCGAGCCGCTGCTGGTGACGCAGCTTTTCTACAGCGCTGACGGAGGAAAACCGACGGAGGTCGCCTATTCCAGGCGCTGTGGACCTGACGCCCGCTTCTCCACAAGCGTCGCCGCATTGAAACAAAAGCCTTGA
- a CDS encoding M20 family metallopeptidase produces MDNRSDLWRHVDAAKDRLIALSDRVWGMPEVCYTEKKSVAEHIAELHHQGFKVTENVAGIPTAVIGEAGEGGPVIAFLGEYDALPGLSQEAGVAVHKPIEANGHGHGCGHNLLGSAALLAATAMKNWLAENKIPGRVRYYGCPAEEGGAAKAFMVRAGAFKDTDVAITWHPNSFWEVSPALSLANTRADFIFTGRASHAAASPHLGRSALDAVELMSVGVNYMREHMPSDARVHYALLDTGGIAPNVVQAFARVRYSIRARDLPGMLELVERVRKVAEGAAMMTETKMEMRIISAVSDLLPNTPLEETLQTVMEDLGPPHFDDTDRAFARDIRATLSPQDLAAPYRAAGVQQTDAPLADFTVPLDTKRNPMIGSTDVGDVSWVVPTVQAHAPTVAIGTPGHSWQIVAQGKSPAAHKAMVQVAKAMATTGAKVLQDPALLAAAKADLDKRTKATPYVCPIPANINPPLNMSTG; encoded by the coding sequence ATGGATAACAGAAGCGACCTTTGGCGCCATGTCGACGCCGCCAAAGACCGGCTGATCGCGCTCAGCGATCGCGTCTGGGGCATGCCCGAAGTCTGCTATACCGAGAAGAAGTCGGTGGCCGAGCACATCGCCGAGCTTCATCATCAGGGCTTCAAGGTCACCGAGAATGTCGCGGGTATTCCGACCGCGGTGATCGGCGAGGCCGGCGAAGGCGGTCCCGTGATCGCGTTCCTCGGCGAGTATGACGCGCTCCCGGGCCTCAGCCAGGAAGCCGGCGTCGCCGTCCATAAGCCGATCGAAGCGAACGGTCATGGGCATGGCTGCGGTCACAATCTGCTTGGCTCGGCGGCGCTTCTCGCCGCCACCGCGATGAAGAACTGGCTCGCGGAAAACAAGATTCCGGGCCGCGTCCGCTACTATGGCTGCCCGGCTGAAGAAGGCGGCGCGGCGAAAGCCTTCATGGTGCGCGCCGGCGCCTTCAAGGATACGGACGTCGCCATCACCTGGCACCCCAACAGCTTCTGGGAAGTGTCGCCGGCCCTGTCGCTCGCGAACACCCGCGCCGACTTCATCTTCACCGGCCGCGCTTCGCACGCTGCCGCCTCTCCGCATCTCGGCCGCAGCGCGCTTGACGCCGTCGAGCTGATGAGCGTCGGCGTGAACTATATGCGCGAGCACATGCCGAGCGACGCGCGCGTGCATTACGCGCTGCTCGACACCGGCGGCATCGCGCCGAACGTGGTGCAGGCCTTTGCGCGCGTGCGCTACTCCATCCGCGCGCGCGACCTGCCCGGCATGCTCGAACTCGTCGAGCGCGTGCGCAAGGTCGCAGAAGGCGCGGCGATGATGACGGAGACGAAGATGGAGATGCGCATCATCAGCGCCGTCTCCGATCTTCTCCCCAACACGCCGCTCGAAGAGACGCTGCAGACCGTGATGGAGGATCTCGGCCCGCCGCATTTCGATGACACAGACCGCGCCTTCGCCCGCGACATCCGCGCGACCTTGTCGCCGCAGGATCTGGCGGCGCCTTATCGCGCCGCCGGCGTCCAGCAGACGGACGCGCCGCTCGCGGACTTCACGGTGCCGCTCGACACCAAGCGCAATCCCATGATCGGTTCGACCGATGTCGGCGATGTGAGCTGGGTCGTGCCGACCGTGCAGGCGCATGCGCCGACGGTCGCGATCGGCACGCCAGGCCATAGCTGGCAGATCGTCGCGCAGGGCAAATCGCCGGCTGCGCACAAAGCGATGGTGCAGGTCGCGAAAGCGATGGCGACGACCGGCGCCAAGGTGCTGCAGGATCCGGCCCTGCTCGCCGCCGCCAAGGCCGATCTCGACAAGCGCACCAAGGCGACGCCCTATGTCTGCCCGATCCCGGCGAACATCAATCCGCCGCTGAACATGTCGACCGGCTGA
- a CDS encoding DUF1127 domain-containing protein — MLLATIIRRINEWATYRRYLRELAELSDRALADVGIDRANIKAIAWRNARAA; from the coding sequence ATGCTCCTCGCGACCATCATCCGCCGCATCAACGAATGGGCCACCTATCGCCGCTATCTGCGCGAGCTGGCCGAACTCTCCGACCGCGCGCTCGCCGACGTCGGAATCGACCGCGCCAACATCAAGGCGATCGCCTGGCGCAACGCGCGCGCCGCCTGA
- a CDS encoding outer membrane protein, with product MRFFRTLAVAALAFTGFAAQAADLPARVAPMPPLPMPYNWTGFYVGAQGGYGWSDTSYAFTATATGASHSGDGWFVGGRVGYNYQFVNNLVLGVEGEANWSDIDGSTSCPGAGFTCGHKVRWFGSVNGRLGYAIDRLLLVADGGVAFADMRYRSTATATGVLFGTGYSETFVGWTIGGGAEYALTNNLIVSLNYKYYDFRSKTAPIGAVSSISPGKFNPTMHTVRVGLAYKF from the coding sequence ATGAGATTTTTCCGGACATTGGCTGTCGCAGCTCTGGCGTTCACGGGTTTCGCGGCGCAGGCCGCCGATCTTCCCGCGCGCGTCGCGCCGATGCCGCCTCTCCCCATGCCTTACAACTGGACCGGCTTCTATGTCGGCGCGCAGGGCGGCTATGGCTGGTCGGACACGAGCTACGCCTTCACGGCGACTGCAACTGGCGCCTCGCATTCCGGAGATGGTTGGTTCGTCGGCGGCCGCGTCGGTTACAACTATCAGTTCGTCAACAATCTCGTTCTTGGCGTCGAAGGCGAAGCGAACTGGAGCGACATCGACGGCTCGACGAGCTGTCCCGGCGCCGGATTCACATGCGGCCACAAGGTGAGATGGTTTGGTTCGGTCAATGGCCGGCTTGGTTACGCTATCGATCGCCTGCTGCTCGTCGCCGATGGCGGCGTCGCTTTCGCTGACATGCGTTATCGCTCGACAGCGACGGCGACGGGCGTGCTTTTCGGCACGGGCTATTCCGAGACCTTTGTCGGCTGGACGATCGGCGGCGGCGCGGAATATGCGCTTACGAACAATCTGATCGTGTCGCTCAACTATAAATATTATGATTTCCGCTCGAAGACTGCGCCCATTGGCGCGGTGAGCAGCATCAGCCCGGGCAAATTCAATCCGACCATGCATACGGTGCGCGTCGGCCTCGCCTATAAATTTTAG
- a CDS encoding FecR family protein, with protein sequence MRVIQAACGLAMTIAIGAITTSASAQSVIGLAERSVPNVTGTLGARRVTIAQGGEVHQNEVIQTSENGRALLQFKDSTILDVSANSSVKLDRYVFNADASAKQAVVTLTRGTFRWVTGASNPAAFKIQTPHATIGIRGTIVEFEVVASATNIQVLQGEIYVCRRANALDCATIGDGGSATVGNAGISAVAAASAAPAPGPSFSSSPSSSGGGGVADGGGRGDSGGSSGGGGGTGGGTGGTGGGGGATGGTGGDPAR encoded by the coding sequence ATGCGCGTGATCCAGGCGGCATGCGGGCTTGCGATGACGATCGCGATCGGCGCGATCACGACATCGGCTTCGGCGCAAAGCGTGATCGGGCTCGCGGAGCGCTCCGTGCCCAATGTGACCGGCACGCTCGGCGCGCGGCGCGTGACGATCGCGCAAGGCGGTGAGGTTCATCAGAACGAAGTCATCCAGACGAGCGAGAACGGCCGCGCGTTGCTGCAGTTCAAGGATTCAACGATCCTCGACGTCAGCGCGAATTCATCGGTCAAGCTCGATCGATATGTCTTCAACGCCGATGCGAGCGCGAAGCAAGCGGTGGTCACGCTCACGCGCGGCACATTTCGATGGGTGACGGGCGCGTCCAATCCCGCTGCGTTCAAGATCCAGACTCCGCACGCGACGATCGGCATCCGCGGCACGATTGTCGAATTCGAGGTCGTCGCGTCGGCGACGAATATCCAGGTGCTGCAGGGCGAGATTTACGTCTGCCGTCGCGCCAATGCGCTCGATTGCGCCACCATCGGCGACGGCGGTTCGGCCACCGTCGGCAACGCGGGAATTTCGGCCGTGGCGGCTGCTTCGGCGGCGCCTGCGCCCGGCCCTTCGTTCAGTTCATCGCCAAGCTCGTCTGGCGGCGGCGGCGTCGCTGATGGCGGTGGTCGCGGCGATAGCGGCGGCTCGTCCGGCGGAGGCGGAGGGACTGGCGGCGGCACGGGTGGGACGGGCGGCGGCGGTGGCGCGACCGGAGGAACCGGCGGCGACCCGGCGCGCTGA
- a CDS encoding carbonic anhydrase: MFPERLTAGYRAFLQGRFASERSRYEMLAEKGQRPEIMVIGCVDSRVSPEVIFDAAPGELLVVRNVANIVPGYEAHGNSQHGTSAALEFGVQALRVKHIVVLGHAFCGGIRAFADDQEPLSPGDFIGRWMSQIAPAAEAIGPRPKDDDGSYLHRLEFASVELSLKNLMTFPCVRILVERGKLQLHGAYFGVANGKLLVRNPATGNFEPATDAIPDRVPMIRCD; this comes from the coding sequence ATGTTTCCGGAAAGGCTGACCGCGGGATATCGCGCCTTTCTCCAAGGCCGGTTCGCCAGCGAGCGTTCGCGCTACGAGATGCTGGCGGAGAAAGGCCAGCGCCCGGAGATCATGGTGATCGGATGCGTCGACTCGCGCGTTTCGCCGGAAGTGATCTTCGATGCGGCGCCCGGCGAATTGCTGGTGGTGCGCAACGTCGCCAACATCGTGCCGGGCTATGAGGCGCACGGGAATTCGCAGCACGGCACCAGCGCGGCGCTGGAGTTCGGCGTGCAGGCGCTGCGGGTGAAGCACATCGTCGTGCTCGGCCATGCCTTCTGCGGCGGTATTCGCGCTTTCGCCGATGATCAGGAGCCCTTGTCGCCCGGCGATTTCATCGGTCGCTGGATGTCGCAGATCGCGCCGGCCGCGGAAGCGATCGGGCCGCGTCCGAAGGACGATGACGGCTCCTATCTCCACCGGCTCGAATTCGCGTCTGTCGAACTCAGCCTGAAAAATCTCATGACGTTTCCTTGCGTGCGCATTCTGGTCGAACGCGGCAAGCTGCAGTTGCATGGCGCCTATTTCGGCGTCGCCAACGGCAAGCTGCTGGTGCGCAATCCCGCGACCGGAAATTTCGAGCCTGCGACGGACGCCATTCCCGATCGGGTCCCGATGATCCGCTGCGATTAA
- a CDS encoding LysR family transcriptional regulator, whose protein sequence is MRKPGAPTLDQLQVFVTVAESGSLAAAGRRLGRATSAVSYAIDNLESQLGVALFDRMTTRKPQLTQAGQVVLAEARAIGHGVDALRSRVHGLMQGLEAEVSIVVDIMLPTARLVDALQAFQLAFPTVPLRLHVEALGAVTQLVLDGTAVIGVSGPIFEEKTSGLESIRIGGVEMIPVAAPSHPLARAPINAPGAARDHVQLVVTDRSPLTQGRDFAVFSLKTWRLSDLGAKHALLLAGLGWGNMPAPMVCDDVAAGRLVRLALPDWPGGAYPLHAMYRVSAAPGPAARWLINRFASQNVDSEDAAN, encoded by the coding sequence ATGCGCAAGCCCGGCGCGCCCACCCTCGACCAGTTGCAGGTCTTCGTCACCGTCGCCGAGAGCGGCAGCCTCGCCGCCGCCGGCCGCAGGCTCGGCCGCGCCACCTCGGCGGTCAGCTACGCCATCGACAATCTCGAAAGCCAGCTCGGCGTCGCTCTGTTTGACCGCATGACGACGCGCAAGCCGCAGCTCACGCAGGCCGGCCAGGTCGTGCTGGCGGAAGCCCGCGCCATTGGTCACGGCGTCGATGCGCTGCGCTCGCGCGTGCACGGGTTGATGCAGGGGCTGGAGGCGGAAGTCTCGATCGTCGTCGACATCATGCTGCCGACGGCGAGGCTGGTGGACGCGCTGCAGGCGTTCCAGCTCGCTTTTCCCACCGTGCCGCTGCGCCTTCATGTGGAGGCGCTCGGCGCGGTGACGCAGCTCGTGCTGGATGGAACGGCCGTCATCGGCGTCAGCGGTCCGATCTTTGAGGAGAAGACCAGCGGGCTTGAATCGATCCGCATCGGCGGCGTTGAGATGATTCCGGTCGCGGCGCCAAGCCATCCCCTCGCCCGGGCGCCGATCAATGCGCCCGGCGCGGCGCGCGATCACGTCCAGCTTGTCGTCACCGATCGTTCGCCGCTCACGCAAGGGAGGGATTTCGCCGTCTTCAGCCTCAAGACATGGCGGCTTTCCGATCTCGGCGCGAAGCATGCGCTGCTGCTCGCCGGACTCGGCTGGGGCAACATGCCGGCGCCGATGGTGTGCGACGACGTCGCCGCTGGCCGCCTCGTCCGGCTTGCATTGCCGGACTGGCCCGGCGGCGCCTATCCCTTGCACGCGATGTATCGCGTCAGCGCCGCGCCCGGCCCTGCTGCGCGTTGGCTCATCAACCGCTTCGCGTCGCAGAATGTCGACAGCGAAGACGCAGCGAATTAA
- the wrbA gene encoding NAD(P)H:quinone oxidoreductase, with the protein MAKVLVLYYSSYGHLETMANAVAEGARAAGATVDVKRVPETAPLEVAKAAHFKLDQAAPIATPDDLANYDAIIVGAPTRFGRMASQMTSFWDTAGGLWMKGALNGKVGAAFTSTATQHGGQEQTLFSIITNLLHFGLMIVGLPYSYQGQMTLDEVAGGSPYGATTIAGGQGQRQPSKIDLDGARFQGELVAKAANKLFG; encoded by the coding sequence ATGGCGAAGGTTCTGGTTCTCTATTATTCGAGCTACGGCCATCTCGAGACGATGGCGAACGCAGTCGCCGAAGGCGCGCGCGCCGCTGGCGCGACGGTCGACGTCAAGCGCGTGCCGGAGACGGCGCCGCTCGAAGTCGCGAAGGCGGCTCATTTCAAACTGGATCAGGCCGCGCCGATCGCGACGCCTGATGATCTCGCGAATTATGATGCGATCATCGTCGGCGCGCCGACGCGTTTCGGTCGTATGGCCTCGCAAATGACGAGTTTCTGGGATACGGCCGGCGGCCTCTGGATGAAGGGCGCTCTCAACGGCAAGGTCGGCGCGGCTTTCACCTCGACGGCGACACAGCATGGCGGGCAGGAGCAGACGCTGTTCTCGATCATCACCAACCTCCTGCATTTCGGGCTGATGATCGTCGGTCTCCCCTACAGCTATCAGGGCCAGATGACGCTCGATGAAGTCGCTGGCGGCTCGCCCTATGGCGCCACCACGATCGCCGGCGGCCAGGGCCAGCGCCAGCCGAGCAAGATCGATCTCGACGGCGCCCGCTTCCAGGGCGAACTCGTGGCGAAAGCGGCGAACAAGCTGTTCGGCTGA
- a CDS encoding DUF2218 domain-containing protein, translating into MTHTSARVPTANGSRYLQQLCKHWAHKMEVEFTPEKGRVNFPSGSVAIMAATGDALDVRIEAGDSESLERMKQVVASHLDRFAFREAPLLFAWTDSA; encoded by the coding sequence ATGACCCACACCAGCGCACGCGTGCCCACGGCGAATGGAAGCCGTTATCTCCAGCAGCTCTGCAAGCATTGGGCGCACAAGATGGAGGTCGAGTTCACTCCCGAGAAGGGTCGCGTGAACTTTCCCTCTGGCTCGGTTGCGATCATGGCGGCGACGGGCGACGCGCTCGACGTCCGCATCGAGGCTGGCGACAGCGAGAGCCTTGAACGCATGAAGCAGGTTGTCGCATCCCATCTCGACCGCTTCGCTTTCCGCGAAGCGCCCCTGCTCTTCGCCTGGACGGACAGCGCCTGA
- a CDS encoding endonuclease/exonuclease/phosphatase family protein: protein MRPIVDTLVSRLEPASPDALRAARGGPRTEAHHRACCDMVPAIDVLEFKAPAKPATPSARLRVAAWNAERCMFPAPSRKLLSQVDADIVLLTEMDQGMARANNLHTTAEMAADGAGFIFGVEFVELGRGSMREATLNPHLENSASFHGNAILSRLRLADAFMARLDDGGAWYHGSSGDHELRLAGRNAIVARIEDAPFPLWVASIHLESASDADDRARQTKRLLDVMSERIGDAAAIIGGDFNTNELRAEGDYGEMFGQAEMREPLFRHLREAGFGWATVNTRAISQRTRPDGEPRPPFARLDWLFVRGLTGLAPQTVAAIDAAGYAISDHELIAADFDLGE, encoded by the coding sequence ATGCGTCCGATTGTCGATACATTGGTTTCGCGGCTTGAGCCGGCGTCGCCCGACGCGTTGAGGGCCGCGCGCGGCGGGCCACGCACGGAGGCGCATCATCGCGCCTGCTGCGACATGGTCCCGGCGATCGACGTGCTGGAGTTCAAGGCGCCTGCGAAGCCCGCGACGCCGTCGGCGCGCCTTCGCGTCGCAGCATGGAATGCGGAACGCTGCATGTTTCCTGCCCCGTCGCGTAAGCTGCTGTCGCAGGTCGATGCTGACATCGTGCTGCTGACCGAGATGGATCAGGGCATGGCCCGCGCGAACAATCTTCACACGACGGCGGAGATGGCGGCGGACGGCGCCGGATTCATATTCGGCGTGGAGTTCGTGGAGCTCGGACGCGGCAGCATGCGTGAGGCTACGCTCAATCCTCATCTTGAGAATTCAGCCAGCTTTCACGGCAACGCCATTCTGTCGCGATTGCGGCTCGCCGACGCCTTCATGGCGCGGCTCGACGATGGCGGCGCCTGGTATCACGGCTCCTCAGGCGATCACGAATTGCGACTCGCGGGTCGCAACGCGATCGTCGCGCGCATCGAAGATGCGCCGTTCCCGCTCTGGGTCGCGAGCATACATCTGGAAAGCGCGAGCGACGCCGATGATCGCGCGCGGCAGACCAAGCGCCTGCTCGATGTGATGAGCGAACGCATCGGCGACGCCGCTGCGATCATTGGCGGCGACTTCAACACCAACGAGCTTCGCGCCGAAGGAGATTACGGAGAGATGTTTGGGCAAGCGGAAATGCGTGAGCCGCTCTTCCGCCATCTGCGCGAAGCCGGGTTCGGCTGGGCGACCGTGAACACGCGTGCGATCAGCCAGCGCACGCGGCCTGACGGGGAGCCGCGGCCGCCTTTCGCGCGGCTGGACTGGCTGTTCGTCCGCGGCCTGACCGGCTTGGCCCCGCAAACCGTCGCCGCCATCGATGCGGCGGGATATGCGATCTCCGATCATGAGCTGATCGCCGCCGATTTCGATCTTGGCGAATAG
- a CDS encoding ABC transporter substrate-binding protein: MGRLSDFRSGFLALAGAALASLATPATAQQNLVMYCGVQEEWCRAMSQAFERETGVKVAMTRKSAGEVYAQVKAEASNPRGDIWWGGTGDPHLQAAEEGLLEEYTSPMNKDLHDWAIKQWNAGKRRTIGIYSGALGFGYNTKLIAEKKLPEPKCWADLLNPKLKDEVQVADPNSSGTAYNLLATVVQLMGEQKGFDYLKALHKNVNQYTKSGAAPAKAASLGETSIGIVFIHDAVVFAVEGAPIKAVAPCEGTGYEIGSMSIIKGARNLENAKKFYDWALTPAAQALAGPAKSYQVPSNKNSAVPAQAPKMSEIKLIDYDFVKYGSSDERRRLLAKWDAEVKNLPK, encoded by the coding sequence ATGGGGCGCTTATCGGATTTTCGGTCCGGCTTTCTTGCGTTGGCGGGCGCGGCGCTGGCGTCGCTCGCAACGCCCGCCACCGCGCAGCAAAATCTCGTGATGTATTGCGGCGTCCAGGAAGAGTGGTGCCGCGCCATGTCGCAGGCGTTCGAGCGCGAGACGGGCGTCAAGGTCGCCATGACGCGCAAGAGCGCCGGCGAGGTCTACGCCCAGGTCAAGGCCGAAGCGTCCAATCCGCGCGGCGACATCTGGTGGGGCGGCACCGGCGATCCGCATCTGCAGGCGGCCGAGGAGGGGCTGCTCGAGGAATATACGTCGCCCATGAACAAGGACCTGCATGACTGGGCGATCAAGCAGTGGAACGCCGGCAAGCGCCGCACCATCGGGATTTACTCCGGCGCGCTCGGCTTCGGCTACAACACCAAGCTGATCGCCGAGAAGAAGCTTCCCGAGCCGAAATGCTGGGCTGATCTCCTCAATCCCAAGCTCAAGGACGAGGTGCAGGTCGCTGACCCGAATTCGTCGGGCACCGCCTACAACCTTCTCGCGACCGTGGTGCAGCTCATGGGCGAGCAGAAGGGCTTCGATTATCTCAAGGCGCTGCACAAGAACGTCAACCAGTACACCAAGTCCGGCGCTGCGCCGGCGAAAGCCGCCAGCCTTGGCGAGACCTCGATCGGCATCGTCTTCATCCATGATGCGGTGGTGTTTGCGGTTGAAGGAGCGCCGATCAAGGCTGTCGCGCCCTGCGAGGGCACCGGCTACGAGATCGGCTCCATGTCGATCATCAAGGGCGCGCGCAATCTCGAGAATGCGAAGAAGTTCTACGACTGGGCGCTGACGCCCGCCGCACAGGCGCTCGCGGGGCCCGCCAAATCCTATCAGGTGCCGTCCAACAAAAATTCGGCCGTGCCGGCGCAAGCGCCGAAGATGAGCGAGATCAAACTCATCGACTATGACTTCGTGAAGTATGGCTCGTCCGATGAGCGACGCCGCCTGCTCGCGAAGTGGGACGCCGAGGTGAAGAACCTGCCGAAGTAG
- a CDS encoding ABC transporter substrate-binding protein yields MNFERTWVRAALVCGAALAASHQAASAQGQVTVYCSILEEQCREGAAIFERKTGIKVSMIRKSTGEVYAQVKAEASNPKGDVWWGGPGESHLQAGGESLLEEYRSPVAGQLRDWAKAFTEKTGYRTSAIYLGALGVAYNTDVLKKRGIPEPKCWADLLDARLKDEVQVADPASSGTAYVFLATTIQRLGEEKGFEFLKALHRNVNQYTKSGIAPLKAVTTGETAVSIGFIHDMYTQMLQGAPIKAVAPCEGTGYETGAVSMIKGAKNPDAAKKFIDFALSPDAQEINTKLRIFSIPSNTTTTVSAEGPDFAQFKLIDYDTARWGTPVERSRLLKRFESGVKSLPK; encoded by the coding sequence ATGAACTTTGAACGGACATGGGTCCGCGCCGCGCTTGTTTGCGGCGCGGCGCTGGCGGCGTCACATCAGGCGGCGTCAGCGCAAGGGCAGGTCACTGTCTATTGCTCGATTCTCGAGGAGCAGTGCCGCGAGGGCGCGGCGATCTTCGAACGGAAGACCGGGATCAAGGTCTCGATGATCCGCAAGAGCACAGGCGAAGTCTACGCGCAGGTGAAGGCCGAGGCTTCTAACCCCAAAGGCGACGTCTGGTGGGGCGGACCCGGCGAATCCCACCTTCAGGCCGGCGGCGAGAGTCTGCTGGAAGAATATCGCTCGCCAGTTGCGGGGCAGCTTCGCGATTGGGCGAAAGCGTTCACCGAGAAGACCGGGTACAGGACGTCGGCGATCTATCTCGGCGCGCTGGGAGTCGCCTACAACACGGACGTTCTCAAGAAGCGTGGAATCCCCGAGCCGAAGTGCTGGGCTGACCTGCTCGACGCCAGGCTGAAGGATGAAGTGCAGGTGGCGGACCCCGCTTCGTCGGGGACGGCCTACGTGTTCCTCGCGACCACCATTCAACGCCTTGGCGAGGAGAAGGGCTTTGAATTTCTCAAGGCGCTGCACAGGAACGTCAATCAATACACCAAATCGGGCATCGCTCCGCTCAAGGCCGTGACGACGGGCGAGACTGCGGTCTCAATCGGGTTCATCCACGACATGTACACGCAGATGCTGCAGGGCGCTCCGATCAAGGCCGTCGCTCCGTGCGAAGGCACAGGCTACGAGACCGGCGCCGTGTCAATGATCAAGGGGGCGAAGAATCCCGACGCTGCGAAGAAGTTCATCGATTTCGCGCTCTCGCCGGATGCGCAGGAGATCAATACGAAGCTCAGGATTTTCTCTATTCCGTCCAACACGACGACGACCGTGTCGGCGGAAGGGCCGGATTTCGCGCAGTTCAAATTGATCGACTACGACACTGCCAGGTGGGGAACGCCTGTCGAGCGATCGCGTCTGCTCAAGCGGTTTGAGTCGGGCGTGAAATCGCTGCCGAAGTAG